A genome region from Candidatus Aegiribacteria sp. includes the following:
- a CDS encoding nucleotidyltransferase has product MNTEWEETFKTWAQGPGKTEQEKCDNAESAIKKAISAHPRLSGMDISVLAQGSYRARTNIRLDSDVDICVRLNSTAFFDYPQGKTYKDYNRVPSSITFSDFKDLIQEALIDRFGAGSVKRGNKAFDVHANTYRVDADVVPTYEYRRYNSDGSNNYILGVAFKTDDEVLIINWHEQTYQNGVEKNKTTARRYKRVIRILKNLRNKMQEDKLSAANNIPSFLIECLVWNVPNEDFNNDLYTTDVRCVLAHTFNKTLDNDQCKEWGEVNEIKYLFRSSQYWTREQAHSFLSAAWDYLGFK; this is encoded by the coding sequence ATGAATACTGAATGGGAAGAAACATTTAAAACTTGGGCTCAGGGTCCTGGAAAGACAGAACAGGAAAAATGCGACAATGCTGAATCAGCAATTAAAAAAGCTATTTCAGCACATCCCAGACTTTCTGGAATGGATATTTCTGTATTGGCCCAAGGCTCCTACCGTGCTCGTACGAACATCAGACTTGATAGTGACGTTGATATTTGTGTTCGCTTAAATTCAACTGCCTTTTTTGACTATCCACAAGGCAAAACATATAAAGATTATAACCGAGTGCCAAGCAGCATAACGTTCTCAGACTTTAAAGACCTCATCCAAGAAGCACTTATCGATAGATTTGGAGCAGGTTCTGTAAAACGTGGGAATAAAGCATTTGATGTTCATGCTAACACTTATCGAGTTGATGCAGATGTTGTACCGACTTATGAGTATCGTAGATATAATTCTGATGGCTCAAACAACTACATCCTTGGAGTTGCTTTTAAGACGGACGATGAAGTTCTAATAATAAACTGGCATGAACAAACATATCAAAACGGTGTGGAAAAAAATAAAACGACTGCAAGACGCTATAAAAGAGTAATACGAATTCTTAAGAATCTGAGAAATAAGATGCAGGAAGACAAGCTTTCGGCGGCTAATAATATCCCATCATTCTTAATCGAGTGTTTGGTTTGGAATGTCCCGAATGAAGATTTTAATAATGATTTATACACAACTGACGTTCGATGTGTTCTTGCCCATACCTTCAATAAAACACTCGATAATGATCAATGCAAGGAATGGGGTGAAGTAAACGAAATAAAGTATCTCTTTAGATCGAGCCAATATTGGACTCGTGAGCAAGCTCACAGTTTTTTATCTGCCGCATGGGATTACTTAGGATTTAAGTAG